In Apium graveolens cultivar Ventura chromosome 10, ASM990537v1, whole genome shotgun sequence, the following are encoded in one genomic region:
- the LOC141688894 gene encoding NAC domain-containing protein 6-like encodes MGESPPTKLELPGFRFHPTEEELIEFYLKNTIYGKKLHYDVIGVLNIYGYDPWHLPGLAKIGEREWYFFVPRDTKHGSGGRPNRTTANGFWKATGSDRKIVTLSEPKRVIGLKKTLVFYKGRAPRGTKTDWVMNEYRLPASCPLHKDIVLCKIYRKATSLKVLEQRAAMEEEIMKTNANTCSDSPSPETTSPLMDTTASFSSKDEELAVTGVRESFMKEEIVEEEETMLSFIGNEAGENIKCSSLHLPTGMMNLDLQLPTFSTPDPFVTPLCSPWLDNWFITYVTSQELYNA; translated from the exons ATGGGTGAATCACCACCAACAAAGCTTGAATTACCCGGCTTTCGGTTCCATCCTACCGAGGAAGAGCTTATCGAATTCTACCTCAAAAACACCATTTACGGGAAGAAACTGCACTACGATGTCATTGGTGTACTCAATATCTACGGTTATGATCCTTGGCATTTGCCAG GGTTGGCAAAGATTGGGGAGAGGGAGTGGTATTTCTTTGTGCCAAGGGACACAAAGCATGGGAGTGGAGGGAGGCCTAACAGAACTACGGCAAATGGGTTCTGGAAGGCCACTGGTTCTGATCGCAAGATTGTTACTTTATCCGAACCTAAGAGGGTCATTGGACTAAAGAAGACTTTAGTTTTCTACAAAGGAAGAGCACCAAGGGGAACCAAAACTGATTGGGTCATGAATGAGTATCGGTTGCCTGCTTCATGCCCTCTGCACAAG GACATTGTGTTGTGCAAGATATATAGGAAGGCTACATCACTAAAGGTGTTGGAGCAAAGGGCAGCAAtggaagaagaaataatgaaaACAAATGCCAATACCTGTTCTGATTCTCCATCTCCAGAAACAACATCACCGTTGATGGACACCACCGCCTCATTTTCAAGCAAAGACGAAGAATTGGCAGTAACGGGAGTAAGGGAATCGTTTATGAAGGAGGAAATCGTCGAAGAAGAAGAAACAATGCTATCTTTCATAGGTAATGAAGCTGGGGAGAATATTAAATGCTCAAGTCTACATTTGCCAACTGGTATGATGAACTTGGATCTCCAATTGCCAACATTTAGTACCCCAGACCCCTTTGTCACGCCATTATGTAGCCCTTGGCTTGACAACTGGTTCATCACATATGTAACCTCTCAAGAATTGTATAATGCTTGA
- the LOC141688917 gene encoding uncharacterized protein LOC141688917, with protein sequence MEEVFWCRICETNRKLSYLSRYYLGCKVCGLILRIDDLAPESPREQHPVHTCAPNLGIYDDYAIQDAMLCYQKASAYFECRDIVAVAAICLFIGCRANDVPIMLFDLSMHMHVSVHYVALLFLDVYDFLIDEIRGFRPPSIVDPVFFIHRFTVALFKDNNFNVSLTALRILAAIKSNYAGNQKRLGGLCAAAVYMAADFNRLDVLDVDNFVPAFEDILGENLVKCRKLGFSYLAHEFRSVVEEYKDLNGQYMMGNVDFLCPHNTEKFCLCHVCYDKFVKLSDYFSSGSDASTSAKKCSIVVPREDDVQVLCGGKKKLSSSINFDVLRQMFGDDVDQSTHTKCKESIDTSNAMEQGQAREENWGNELANSCDAQGVVEDSANKDDQREEVLGNKSNSARRRFGQPKRPWVRRLGLQR encoded by the coding sequence ATGGAGGAGGTGTTTTGGTGCCGTATATGTGAAACAAATCGCAAACTTTCGTACTTGTCAAGGTACTACTTAGGCTGTAAAGTGTGCGGTCTGATCTTACGTATAGATGACTTGGCTCCCGAATCCCCGCGGGAACAACACCCGGTGCACACTTGTGCGCCGAATCTAGGTATTTACGACGACTACGCTATTCAGGATGCTATGCTATGTTACCAAAAAGCTTCTGCTTATTTTGAATGTCGTGATATAGTTGCAGTTGCAGCTATTTGCTTATTCATTGGTTGTCGTGCCAACGATGTTCCAATTATGCTCTTCGACTTGTCAATGCATATGCATGTCAGTGTGCATTATGTTGCCCTTTTGTTTTTAGATGTCTACGACTTTTTGATCGATGAAATTCGTGGCTTTAGGCCACCTAGCATTGTTGATCCTGTTTTCTTTATTCATCGATTTACGGTTGCGTTGTTCAAGGACAATAATTTCAATGTTTCCTTGACTGCGTTGCGGATTTTAGCTGCTATTAAGTCGAATTATGCAGGAAATCAGAAGAGACTTGGTGGCTTGTGTGCTGCGGCTGTATATATGGCTGCTGATTTTAATCGGCTGGACGTGTTGGATGTTGATAATTTTGTTCCTGCTTTTGAGGATATTTTGGGTGAAAATTTGGTTAAGTGTAGGAAACTAGGGTTTTCCTACTTGGCTCATGAGTTTAGAAGCGTCGTGGAGGAGTATAAAGATCTAAATGGCCAATATATGATGGGGAATGTGGATTTTCTTTGTCCACATAACACTGAAAAGTTTTGTCTTTGTCATGTTTGTTATGACAAGTTTGTGAAGCTTTCTGATTACTTTAGTAGTGGATCGGATGCTTCCACTAGTGCGAAAAAATGCAGTATTGTTGTTCCAAGAGAAGACGATGTCCAGGTTTTATGCGGTGGTAAGAAGAAGCTGAGTTCAAGTATCAATTTTGATGTATTGCGTCAAATGTTTGGAGATGATGTAGATCAGAGTACACATACAAAGTGTAAGGAGTCCATTGACACTAGTAATGCCATGGAGCAAGGACAAGCTAGAGAAGAAAATTGGGGGAATGAATTGGCTAACAGTTGTGATGCTCAGGGAGTAGTAGAAGATTCGGCTAACAAAGATGACCAGAGAGAAGAAGTTTTAGGGAATAAAAGCAATTCAGCAAGGAGACGATTTGGTCAACCAAAACGACCGTGGGTACGAAGATTAGGCTTGCAAAGATGA